In Mesorhizobium sp. CAU 1732, the genomic window AGTACCGCCAGCACAACCGCATTCGCGGCCTCTCCGCTTGATGGCCGTTTTGCCCCGAAAGCGGCGGAACTGCCTCTAACGCCATCGGGCCTGGTTTGTCACCGTCTTGGAGCGAAGGGCGCATGGCGCCCGGCTTCAACGGAGGCAAGCCATGGACTTCTACCACACCCCGACAAGCTGTTCGCAGGCCACGCATATCCTGCTGCGCGAGGCGAAGCTCGATTTCCGGCCGCACAAGGTCGATATCTTCAGCCGCACCCTGGAGGACGGCTCCGACTACACGCAGGTCAATCCGAATGGGTACGTGCCAGCGCTTGTGCTCGACGACGACATGTTGCTGACCGAGAACGTGGCAATCATCGACTGGATCGCCGGCCAGTCGCCGGCCCTTCTTCCTGACGGGAAGCTCGGACGAACCCGGCATTTGCAAATGCTCGCGTTCCTCTCGACGGAAGTGCACAAGCCGTTCATCCCGCTCTTCTTCCTTGAAGACGAGGCAGAGCAGGCCCGCTTGCGCGAGATTCTGGCCCAGCGCTTCTCCTGGATGGCCT contains:
- a CDS encoding glutathione S-transferase N-terminal domain-containing protein → MDFYHTPTSCSQATHILLREAKLDFRPHKVDIFSRTLEDGSDYTQVNPNGYVPALVLDDDMLLTENVAIIDWIAGQSPALLPDGKLGRTRHLQMLAFLSTEVHKPFIPLFFLEDEAEQARLREILAQRFSWMASKMEGDYLFGCRFTGADAFLYVMLRWAAMVGLETPRRFEAFVEAVECRGSVKAVLAAEGLQPLCAAASPLPAT